In Mycetocola spongiae, the genomic stretch GTCTCCACGATCATCACCGGCGTGATTTCGCTGCTGGTTGGCTCGATTGCGATGGTCATTCAGTCCTCCGCCACCGCCCTGATCTATATCGATCTGCGGATGCGTAAGGAGGGCCTGGATATCGATCTGCTGCGCTTTGTGGAGGACCGCCAGGCCGGCCGCACCGATATGGCCGACCCCTTCGAGACCGTGCGTCCCGAGACCTCCGCCTCGGCCCGCGCCTACCGCTCCGCGGGTCCCGGCCAGGGCTATCCGGGCCAGGGCTATCCGCCGGCCCCGGGCTACCCCGGACAGGGTTATCCGGGCCAGCCCGGCTACCCCGGACAGGGCGGCTATCCGGCACCGGGAGGCTATCCCGGACAGAACGCTTACCCCGGATCGCCGCAGGCCGCCCCCGGCTATGGCGCGCCCGCCCAGCCCGGCGCGAGCGGCCCCTATGGCCAGCGCAGCCCCTATGGACAGCCCGGCCCCGAGCAGGCTCCCCCGGCCCCGCCGCGGGAGGATGCGTGATTCCGGCGCCGCCGCGCGCCATCCCGGTGACCCCCGACGGGCCCGAGGCCCACGAGTGGATCCTGCGCGAACTCTCCAAGCCGGAATATGCCGCCGCGCGGCCCACCCTGTGGGACCGCGCGGTCACCGCGTTCCTGGACTGGATCGGCCGGCTCTTCACGCCCGGGAAGGCGCTGCCCACCGACTGGCTGCCCGTGATCCTGCTGCTGGTCATCGTGGCGGGCATCGTGGTGGCCATCATCATCTGGGGCCGCCCGCGGGCCCGCGCCCGGGTCCGCGCCGCGGGCAATATTCTCTTTGGCGAGACGGATCGCCGCAGCGCGGCCCAGATTCGTCGCGCCGCCGCGGCGGCGGCCGCGGCCGGAGACTATAGCCTCGCGGTGATCGAGCGCTTCCGCGCCCTCGCGCGCGGCCTCGCCGAACGCACCATCATCGTGCTGGATCCCGGCTCGACCGCCCGCGAGGCCACCACCCGGGCCTCGGCCGCATTCCCCGCGCACGCCGCCGCCCTGGCCCGCTCCGCCGCGCTCTTCGACGCGGTGCGCT encodes the following:
- a CDS encoding DUF4129 domain-containing protein, with amino-acid sequence MIPAPPRAIPVTPDGPEAHEWILRELSKPEYAAARPTLWDRAVTAFLDWIGRLFTPGKALPTDWLPVILLLVIVAGIVVAIIIWGRPRARARVRAAGNILFGETDRRSAAQIRRAAAAAAAAGDYSLAVIERFRALARGLAERTIIVLDPGSTAREATTRASAAFPAHAAALARSAALFDAVRYLDGSASTADWEFLSELDHTLENTTPILHAPEGMVPA